The following are encoded in a window of Flavobacterium psychrotrophum genomic DNA:
- the priA gene encoding replication restart helicase PriA, whose product MPYFIEVILPLAVPRTFTYAVNEAEYQFLRPGMRVAVPFGKNKLYTGMVKTLHQNPPLLYAAKEIDQILDDTPIVTPYQLQHWQWIAEYYMCTIGEVYKSALPSGLLLESETIISAQQGYSPDTGDLTDDEYLIYEALQNQSALKVQEVTAILNKKTILPILNRLISKNVISLQEAVSEKYKPKKIRYVRLQEEFLKEEQLNELLELLSRAQKQREVVMQYFQLQARDRNKPITHKALLEASGSTAATIKSLVDKNILEEYYIEEDRVSFTGSATAGFALSEKQQEAFLAIKAGFETHPVTLLHGITSSGKTEVYIKLIEEYISSGKQVLYLLPEIALTTQLVHRLTAYFGNKVAVFHSKYTNNERVEVWQQVLQGSDKAQVVIGARSALFLPFESLGLIVIDEEHEQTFKQQDPAPRYHARDAAIVLAHAYGAKVLLGSATPSIESYTNVQSGKYALVEMKERFGKVLPPEIVLIDLKDKYKRKQMTGHFSDTLTEAIAETLVLGKQVILFQNRRGFSPWVECMTCGHVPQCPQCDVSLTYYKYKNQLRCHYCAYHIAMPTHCHQCHSTDISTKGFGTEQIEQELKMLFPAKNSWRMDQDTTRGKHGYEKIIDAFKNREIDILVGTQMLAKGLHFDNVGMVGILNADNMLYQPDFRAFERAYQMMVQVAGRAGRKNDRGMVYIQTYNPLHNVIRQVTENDYEGMFREQLYERHNFKYPPYFRMVRIILKHKDYEKLKNGAMWLYNVLAQQLNIPVLGPEEPAISRIRNEYIRTIMVKIPLGAALGTTKRQIQKTLDSMDAIAQYRSIKVTVNADPY is encoded by the coding sequence ATGCCTTATTTTATTGAAGTAATCCTGCCGCTTGCTGTGCCGCGTACCTTTACCTATGCGGTAAACGAGGCAGAGTACCAATTTTTGCGGCCCGGTATGCGGGTAGCGGTACCCTTTGGTAAAAATAAGTTATACACGGGCATGGTAAAAACGCTGCACCAAAACCCGCCGCTGCTTTATGCTGCCAAAGAGATTGACCAAATACTCGACGACACTCCCATTGTTACACCTTACCAGTTACAACACTGGCAGTGGATAGCTGAATATTATATGTGTACCATTGGCGAAGTGTATAAGTCGGCATTACCAAGTGGGCTATTGCTTGAGAGTGAAACTATAATATCTGCGCAGCAGGGCTATAGCCCCGATACGGGCGATCTTACCGATGACGAATACCTGATATATGAAGCGCTGCAAAATCAAAGCGCTCTTAAAGTGCAGGAGGTTACAGCCATACTCAATAAAAAAACGATATTGCCCATACTCAACAGGCTGATATCTAAAAATGTAATATCATTACAGGAAGCCGTTTCAGAAAAATATAAGCCTAAGAAAATACGCTATGTGCGCCTGCAGGAAGAGTTTTTAAAAGAAGAACAGTTAAATGAATTGCTGGAACTGCTAAGCCGTGCCCAAAAACAGCGCGAGGTAGTAATGCAGTATTTTCAGTTACAGGCACGCGACCGCAATAAGCCCATTACACATAAGGCATTGCTTGAAGCTTCGGGCAGTACGGCTGCAACCATAAAGTCGCTTGTAGATAAAAATATATTAGAAGAATATTATATTGAAGAAGACCGTGTAAGCTTTACAGGTAGTGCTACCGCAGGTTTTGCGCTAAGCGAAAAACAACAGGAAGCATTTTTAGCCATAAAGGCTGGTTTTGAAACGCATCCGGTTACCTTGCTGCACGGCATTACCAGCAGCGGAAAGACAGAGGTGTATATTAAACTGATCGAAGAATATATAAGTAGTGGTAAGCAGGTGCTGTACCTGCTGCCGGAAATTGCCCTTACTACACAGCTTGTACATCGCCTTACGGCTTACTTTGGTAATAAGGTGGCGGTGTTTCATTCTAAATATACCAATAACGAGCGCGTTGAGGTATGGCAGCAGGTACTACAGGGGTCAGATAAGGCGCAGGTGGTTATTGGTGCGAGGTCAGCACTGTTTCTCCCGTTTGAGAGTTTAGGGCTTATTGTAATTGACGAAGAGCATGAGCAAACTTTTAAACAGCAGGATCCTGCACCGCGTTATCATGCCCGCGATGCTGCTATAGTACTGGCGCATGCCTATGGTGCTAAGGTACTTTTGGGCTCGGCTACGCCAAGTATTGAGAGCTATACCAATGTGCAAAGTGGTAAATATGCACTGGTAGAAATGAAGGAGCGTTTTGGTAAAGTACTGCCGCCGGAGATTGTTCTTATCGACCTTAAGGATAAGTACAAACGCAAGCAAATGACCGGCCACTTTAGCGATACCCTTACCGAGGCCATTGCCGAAACCCTTGTGCTAGGCAAGCAGGTTATCCTGTTCCAGAACCGACGGGGCTTTTCGCCGTGGGTAGAATGTATGACCTGCGGACACGTGCCGCAATGCCCGCAATGCGATGTAAGCCTTACCTATTATAAGTACAAGAACCAGCTGCGCTGCCATTATTGCGCCTACCATATTGCCATGCCCACGCACTGCCATCAGTGCCACAGTACCGATATTAGTACCAAAGGCTTTGGTACAGAACAGATAGAGCAGGAGCTTAAAATGCTGTTTCCCGCTAAAAACTCGTGGCGTATGGACCAGGATACCACACGTGGTAAACATGGCTATGAGAAGATAATCGATGCGTTTAAAAATCGTGAGATAGATATACTCGTTGGTACGCAGATGCTGGCCAAAGGTTTACACTTTGACAACGTGGGGATGGTAGGGATACTAAATGCCGATAATATGTTGTACCAGCCAGATTTTCGTGCCTTTGAAAGGGCGTACCAAATGATGGTGCAGGTTGCAGGACGTGCCGGGCGAAAGAACGATCGCGGCATGGTGTACATTCAAACATACAATCCCTTACATAATGTTATCCGCCAGGTTACCGAGAATGATTATGAAGGTATGTTCAGGGAGCAGCTGTATGAAAGGCATAACTTTAAATACCCGCCTTATTTCAGGATGGTACGCATTATCCTGAAACATAAAGATTATGAAAAGCTGAAAAATGGCGCTATGTGGCTCTACAATGTTTTGGCACAACAGCTCAATATCCCGGTTCTGGGTCCTGAAGAACCTGCCATAAGCCGCATCCGTAACGAGTACATTCGCACCATTATGGTTAAGATACCACTTGGGGCAGCGCTGGGAACTACAAAAAGGCAAATTCAAAAAACACTGGATAGCATGGATGCCATAGCACAGTACCGATCTATAAAAGTTACTGTAAACGCAGATCCATATTAA
- a CDS encoding LytR/AlgR family response regulator transcription factor yields the protein MKLNCVVVDDSTIQRITIAKLVNEHPNLTLVGDFSNASETRNCILHKHVDLLFLDIEMPVQTGFDLLDGLKVRPQIIFVSSKSDYALKAFDYAALDYLQKPVTKERFNKAVQKAIDMKQRQKEGTEEEGEFIFVKSNLKNFKVYVAKIRWVEAFGDYIKINTEEETHLVLSTMKSFEAELPVERFMRVHKSYIINVDKVERFNSKFAEIGDTKIPLSRNKKEDLVKVLNRPQ from the coding sequence ATGAAACTTAACTGTGTTGTTGTTGATGATAGCACAATACAAAGAATCACCATAGCCAAGCTTGTAAATGAGCACCCGAACCTTACACTGGTTGGCGATTTTTCTAATGCTTCTGAGACACGCAATTGTATATTGCACAAACATGTAGACCTTTTGTTCCTGGATATAGAAATGCCGGTACAAACAGGATTTGATCTTCTGGACGGCCTTAAGGTACGCCCACAGATTATCTTTGTATCGTCTAAATCTGACTATGCGCTTAAGGCTTTTGACTATGCCGCACTGGATTACCTTCAAAAACCGGTAACTAAGGAGCGCTTTAATAAAGCGGTACAAAAGGCTATAGACATGAAGCAGCGCCAGAAAGAAGGCACAGAAGAAGAAGGTGAATTTATCTTTGTAAAAAGCAATCTTAAAAACTTTAAGGTATATGTAGCCAAGATACGCTGGGTAGAAGCCTTTGGAGATTACATAAAGATAAATACCGAAGAAGAAACCCACCTGGTACTTAGCACCATGAAATCTTTTGAAGCTGAACTGCCTGTAGAGAGGTTTATGCGCGTGCACAAATCATACATTATTAATGTAGACAAGGTAGAACGCTTTAATAGTAAGTTTGCCGAAATAGGCGACACAAAAATACCGCTAAGCCGCAATAAAAAAGAAGACCTTGTAAAGGTGCTTAACAGGCCGCAATAA
- the rpsR gene encoding 30S ribosomal protein S18 — protein sequence MSTIEQSAKGKKDGDIRYLTPLNIETNKQKKYCRFKKSGIKYVDYKDPDFLLKFVNEQGKLLPRRLTGTSLKYQRKVSVAVKRARHLALMPYVADLLK from the coding sequence ATGTCAACTATAGAGCAATCTGCTAAAGGCAAAAAAGACGGAGATATCAGGTATCTTACGCCTTTGAACATTGAAACTAACAAGCAAAAAAAATATTGCCGTTTCAAAAAATCAGGTATCAAATATGTAGATTACAAAGATCCTGATTTTCTACTTAAATTTGTTAACGAGCAAGGTAAACTACTTCCTCGTCGCCTTACCGGTACATCTCTAAAATACCAGAGAAAAGTATCTGTAGCTGTTAAAAGGGCTCGTCACTTAGCGTTAATGCCATATGTGGCTGATTTACTAAAATAA
- the rpsF gene encoding 30S ribosomal protein S6, producing the protein MNHYETVFILNPVLSETQVKETVSKFEDYLTSRGAQIVSKEDWGLKKLAYEIQHKKSGFYTLFQFQAPGDILIGFETEFRRDERVMRFLTVALDKHAISWAERRREKLKTKAN; encoded by the coding sequence ATGAATCACTATGAAACTGTTTTCATCTTGAATCCCGTTTTATCTGAAACCCAGGTAAAGGAAACAGTAAGTAAGTTTGAAGATTACCTTACTTCGAGGGGTGCACAGATTGTATCTAAAGAGGATTGGGGCCTGAAAAAACTGGCTTACGAAATCCAGCACAAAAAAAGCGGCTTTTACACATTATTCCAATTTCAGGCGCCAGGCGATATCCTTATCGGATTCGAAACTGAATTCCGTCGTGACGAAAGGGTAATGCGTTTCTTAACCGTTGCACTTGATAAGCACGCTATATCATGGGCTGAGAGAAGAAGGGAAAAACTAAAAACTAAAGCAAACTAA
- the rplI gene encoding 50S ribosomal protein L9 — protein MELILKQDVQNLGFKDDVVTVKAGYGRNYLIPQGFGIVATPSAKKVLAENLKQRAFKEQKIVNDAKQTAEALKALDIKLIAKAGGEKLFGSITNIDIAEALEKNGQSIDKKFITSGIVKRTGKYSASIRLHRDVIVDLPYEIVAEQPVAAAN, from the coding sequence ATGGAACTTATACTTAAACAAGACGTACAAAATTTAGGTTTTAAAGATGATGTTGTTACAGTTAAGGCAGGTTATGGCCGTAACTACCTTATACCTCAGGGTTTTGGTATCGTAGCAACACCTTCAGCAAAAAAAGTACTTGCTGAAAACCTTAAACAAAGGGCTTTTAAAGAGCAAAAGATCGTTAACGATGCTAAGCAAACTGCTGAAGCTCTTAAGGCTCTTGATATAAAACTTATCGCAAAAGCTGGTGGCGAAAAACTATTTGGTTCTATTACCAATATTGATATCGCTGAAGCTCTTGAGAAAAACGGACAGTCTATCGACAAAAAATTCATCACTAGCGGTATCGTTAAACGTACTGGTAAATACAGTGCAAGCATCAGGCTTCACCGTGATGTAATCGTTGATCTTCCTTACGAAATTGTAGCTGAGCAACCTGTTGCTGCTGCTAACTAA